From the genome of Longispora fulva:
GCAGTGCAGAACACTGAATGCGACTATTCCCACCTGCAGTCTCGACTCGACTCCCAGGCGGATCATCACCGCGGAGACGTGCTGTTTCACCGTGCGGTCGGCGAGCCCGATCTCGCGGGCGATGTGGGCGTTACTCAGGCCGCGGCCGATGCAGTCGAAGATGACGGCCTGTTGCCGGGTCAGCGAGTCGGCCCTGGCGCGCGCGTGCGCGAGCCAGACCGGATCGTGGTGGACGGGACGGAACTCGGCGAGCGTCTGCATGTTCGTTGCCTCTCTCGCGCCAAAGGGATCAGCCGGCCAGCAGCCAACGCGACAGCTCCGGGCTGTGTTCGAGAGCGCGGGCGCACAGGGCCCGCGCGGTGTCGAGGCCGGCGGACCGGCTCTCGGCGAGCACGAAGACGGCCACGTCGATGTGGCCGGGGTCGATCCGGACCCGGAAGTGCTCGATACGGTCCTCCGGCCGGCACCGCGCCCAGAGCTGCTCGGTCACGGCGGTCGGGTCGGGCTGGGCGTCCGTGGGGCCGGCCAGAGCCAACGTGATCAGGTGCAAGGCGGTGTCCATGGTGGGGTTCAGCCCTTCTGGTTCGGGTCGGTGACGCCCCAGCCGAAGCCGTCGGCGACGAGGGTTCCGTGCGTGCCGGTCGGTGCGGTGGCGACCGCGACGGTCCCGACGAGGAGGATGAGGGCTACGAACAGGAGCAGGATTTTGATCATGGACAGTCTCCACCCGTGAACGAGGTACCTGGCTTTCCGGAACGCTTCCGGTGCCTCCGAGTCTGCGCCGGGTCCGGGCGCACCGGCAGGGCCGCGGGCTGTCCCCAAAGGGCCTGGTCCCAAAGGGGACACGGGCCGTCAGGCGGCGTAAG
Proteins encoded in this window:
- a CDS encoding helix-turn-helix domain-containing protein, with the protein product MQTLAEFRPVHHDPVWLAHARARADSLTRQQAVIFDCIGRGLSNAHIAREIGLADRTVKQHVSAVMIRLGVESRLQVGIVAFSVLHCQCGTHHCSTP